A single Glycine soja cultivar W05 chromosome 14, ASM419377v2, whole genome shotgun sequence DNA region contains:
- the LOC114383359 gene encoding zinc finger protein ZAT10-like: MALEALNSPTTTAPSFPFDDPTIPWAKRKRSKRCSRDHPSEEEYLALCLIMLARGGTTRRVSTPPPQPTPDPSTKLSYKCSVCNKSFPSYQALGGHKASHRKLAASGGEDQPTTTSSAASSANTASGGRTHECSICHKSFPTGQALGGHKRCHYEGNSNGNNNNSNSSVTAASEGVGSTHTVSHGHHRDFDLNIPAFPDFSTKVGEDEVESPHPVMKKPRPFVIPKIEIPQYQ, from the coding sequence ATGGCTTTGGAAGCTCTCAACTCACCAACAACAACCGCCCCATCTTTCCCCTTCGACGACCCAACTATTCCATGGGCCAAAAGAAAACGTTCAAAGCGTTGTTCACGCGACCACCCTTCGGAGGAAGAGTACCTCGCTCTCTGCCTCATCATGCTCGCTCGCGGCGGCACCACCCGCCGCGTCAGCACTCCACCGCCGCAACCGACTCCAGATCCTTCCACCAAGCTCAGTTACAAATGCTCCGTTTGCAACAAAAGCTTCCCCTCTTACCAAGCGCTCGGTGGACACAAGGCCAGTCACCGGAAACTCGCTGCCTCCGGCGGCGAAGACCAAcccaccaccacctcctccgCCGCCAGCTCCGCCAACACCGCCTCCGGAGGTAGGACCCACGAGTGCTCCATCTGCCACAAGTCCTTCCCCACCGGACAGGCCCTCGGCGGACACAAACGTTGTCACTACGAAGGTAACAGTAATGGAAATAACAACAACAGTAACAGCTCTGTCACCGCCGCCTCGGAAGGCGTGGGGTCCACCCACACCGTGAGTCACGGCCACCACCGAGACTTCGATCTCAACATCCCGGCTTTTCCGGATTTTTCGACCAAGGTCGGAGAAGACGAGGTTGAGAGCCCTCACCCTGTCATGAAGAAGCCTCGCCCCTTCGTCATTCCCAAGATCGAAATCCCTCAATATCAATGA